A window of Variovorax sp. HW608 genomic DNA:
CGGCGGCATCATCGTGTTGAGCGGCAGCTTCATGATGAAGAAGGGTGCCGTGGTCACCGGACGGGACGCTCGTTTGACGATGAAGCAACCCAGTTCGAAGTCGGGAATGCCAGCTCGGCCATACGCGCGGTAGAAGGCGCCGCCTTCGGGGTTGTCGACCAGAAAGTCCTCGGGGACCTGGCTCACGCGCTCGATGGTGATCATGCTGGCAGTTGATCGCGCCCATTCGGGTCGCTCTTGAAGCGAGCTAGCATTGTCGCTTTGATCTTTGGATGACTTTTTCGGGAATCGGGGCAAGGATGCAATCAGCCGCTGCGGACGTATTCGACGAGGCCTACTACAAGCGCTTCTACTTCGACAGGAAGACCAAGGTGGTGGACCCGCAGCACGTCGAGCGCCTGGGTGCATTCATCTGCGCCTACCTTCGTTACCTGCGCGTGCCCGTGCAGAGAGTGCTCGATGTGGGTTGCGGCATCGGCCTGTGGAAGGACATCGTCGAGCGCCACTTCCCGGGCGCAAGCTATCACGGCGTGGAACTGAGCGACTACCTGTGCGACCGCTACGGATGGGAGCGCGGCTCGGTGGTGGATTTCGAGGCGAAGAAGCCGTTCGACTTCGTCATCTGCCAGGGCGTCCTGCCTTATCTGGGTCCACCGGACCTCAAGCTGGCACTGCAGAACCTGGGCCGCCTGAGCGAGGGCGCACTGTACCTGGAAGCCGTGACGCTCGAAGACTTCGAGCGCGACGTCGTGGACGAGGAAGTGACCGATCCGAACCTCTATCGTCACCGCGCCTCCGTGTACCGGCGCGGTCTGGCCCGAAG
This region includes:
- a CDS encoding class I SAM-dependent methyltransferase — translated: MQSAAADVFDEAYYKRFYFDRKTKVVDPQHVERLGAFICAYLRYLRVPVQRVLDVGCGIGLWKDIVERHFPGASYHGVELSDYLCDRYGWERGSVVDFEAKKPFDFVICQGVLPYLGPPDLKLALQNLGRLSEGALYLEAVTLEDFERDVVDEEVTDPNLYRHRASVYRRGLARSFREVGGGLWLSRRAELPLYSLEFAAE